In Felis catus isolate Fca126 chromosome B1, F.catus_Fca126_mat1.0, whole genome shotgun sequence, the sequence TTTTCCCACTACATGCCAAAAACTGCTAAGATTTTGCTGGTGAACTGTGTCCAGCTCCCTCGTCTGTGGTTTCCAAGATCTACACTGGCCTCCATTTTGAAAAAAGGGTACTggatctttccttttttctgccgCCTTTCTTATACTTTAGGGCACCTCCAAGATTATAGATGGTCACTCCACACTCGTatctacaaattattttaatatcacGAGGCATAATTCATCCAGGCCTACAGTTGGGAACTAGCTTAAAGCAGCTAGGATCCCCCTCAACAATTTGGGCTTTGGATTCCCTTTCAGTTATTTGTTCTGTCCTTCTGTTTAGATGACCACCCTTCTAGTAAAGACAAAAGCCACACAGGAATAGCTGATCATTTAGGGAATGTTCTAAGGTACAATCAAATGACCTCCTTGTCACCAAAAGACTAACATTTTATGAATATGACCAAAAAGTATAGTTTGTGCAAATTCTTTGAACCTTCTAAACTTTCATACTCACTCTCCCTATTTGGTTTATCTTATGTCAACAAAGACCAAGTTTGTTTAAGAATCTTTCACAGGAAGGTTTCAACAAATCCTGCTTGCGGGAATGTCCTTGTTTGCaagcaacaaaacaaagtttCATCATCTGTGGCTCTAGCATCATCGAGTTGTTTAATGTACTCTGAGCACGAGCCCACACGCACCCAGTCATCACCAGAGAGGCACAAAGAATTCTACTGTGATCCTTTGAATCACAGATCATTGTCAAATTAAAACCCAGGCAAACAAATCCTTCCGGTTTATCACTTGTGCCTCCCTCAGAACTTGTCAGGCCTAACAGTTCACACATCCGAACCCCTAGCTGTGGTCCTTTGTCCAGGACATTTTTCTGTGAGTGTAAAGATAATTTATTGAGGAATATGAAAAAAGTGCAATACTAACAATTACAACTATGATTTTTGGCCACTTTCTTGTTTCATATTCTAAAGCtcgtttttttcccccttacgaCTTCTAAACAATTCCCTTTTTATTCAAATACAGAAATGCTCATAAccaaaatatcctttcttttttttttttaaacactcataattgaagtatttttattttatgtacaatgAGTTGGCATTAAGATAGGTTATCTTGGATATCTTCAGTTAAGGTAGTGATCTTGGATGACCCATTCAAGGAAGTTCACTTAATCCAACTTAATGAAGCCTATATCCTTCGCGTGTTGACGGAAACACTGGCGGCACATGTTGAGGCCGTATTTCCGGATCAGACCGTGCCGGTTTGAGCAGACGCGGCAAGAACGAGAACCCTGGCCAAATTTCCTCGGATGGCTCCAGTAGAGTTGCTGGTGACCCATCTTGCTCTCCCGGACGCAACGAGGCAAAAGGCCCAAAATATCCTTTCTAATGGGGCATACGAAGAGCTTTACACATCTAAGATACTCAGTGAAGGATACTACTGAACTTAAAGAGTCAAGGCAAACTTCTCTGTTGGGCTGAAAGGCTAACTCCAACACAAATACAGCAAAAATCTAAGGGAAGAATGTGGCAAATGGCTCCATGTTAGATTCCACCTTCACCTAACACAAGGATACAGAGTCTACCTCTGACTCATTCTTGATTCTTGCCCCAATCAATAATTGTTGGTAATTTCTCCACTTCCAAAAGTTAAAGGGCTATCATTACACAGAAATTAAGTAAAGAGAAACTAGTCATCTATGCCAAGAACTTGTTCCTAAGAGCATATTATGCCTCTGAATTTTTCCCTAATccaaacaacacagaaaaaaaaaatcagttagaTGTGAAAGTCACAACTATGTACATAAATGCATACACATTTCAGccaattattttacttattccaGGCGTTGAGCAGGAAGGGGGAAAAGGTGGGCAAAGCACTTTTGTTTGCCCCTTTACAATGGCAATAACAAGAAAACGATAATTATTGCCATCCTTCCAGGCTTCCAACAAAAATTTAAGATGGCTCTCATGCAAAATTAAACACCTCTAGAAAATTCTAATGAGTATCAGCTGTAATTATAACATTACCACACTCATTTGAACCTATAGTTAAGTGATAAAAGCAGATTCCTAAAAGCAACCCAGTGTTGGAAAGCTTGAGAGGGTTTTAGAGGCAGACAGATGGGTGTTTACCTGTCAGtcctcattttctcattctcattAGATAGTTCTGAGGGTCAAATGAGATAAATACATGTGAAGTGTCCACTACAGAGCAGATACTCAATGGAAGGTAGTAGGTGTTGTtaacttatttattataatataaaccGAAGACATGTGTTTGACATTCGCATCTTGGAGCACCAAATATAATCCATTTATAAAagccacttatttttatttcaaaagatttaTAGAGGGGGAGAAATTAAGATTCAGAATGAAATAGCCTGCTAGTTTAGTACTCTAACTTTTCAAGAtgaaaactgaggccagggaTAGACAGCCAAGGAGGCTGGCTCCCCACTCCCGCCATGCTGGGCTGATGACGGCATATGGCTTACTGCTGTATTCTGTCTCTCACCACCCTCAACCAAACGTGGCACCTTGCAATGCTCGGACAGGAAAGGACTTACTTCCTAAGTAAGTGGCTGATGCTGTACCTCTGCTCAGTGGTTTTCCAGTTGCTCCCTGAAGGCATTTTAGGGGAACCCCAGTAAGACCCAAGGGGTaggctcccttcctctccttgtcCCCATCCCACCCTTGCCCCTCAAGAGAGTTCGTATAAACAAGTCTCCTCCTTATCCAAATTGTAGAGGTAGAGATATtttaaggagagggaaaaaaatccttgattGGTGTTCGAGAAGCACAAGTTCTCTCTCTTCACATAAAATTCCCCTTGCACTCACACATGAACACTCTGCGATCAGTCACTTGAAGGCTCTACGACACAATCTTCTAAGGATCAGGAGACCTGAAAATCAGAGTTAAATCTCGTAGGTAGAAGGATAACTTGTACATATTGTAACTGCttgttgaaaattataaaatctgcCTCTACTATTAATTCTTAGCAAGTACATGAGGATTTCTGTTTCCAAAAGTAGACGAGGCTGCATACTCCGAAGCACTATTCTACAAAAACACCACTCACTCCTGGATAAATGATAACATAATCCTGGATACATGACAACACAGTACGGTAGGGCTCAGCAGAAAATGGAAATTTCCCAAGGTAAAGAGAcggactgagagacagagaggataaACATCCACGAGGAAGATGAAAGCGGAAAAGTGGGTGGTTAAGTTTATATGAAGGGAATGAATGCCTATGTAAGTACAAAGCCTCAGTCCCTCCTCAAGATGAGGCAGCTGCAATCAGGGCTATTATTCTAAGACAGGACAAAGGGGGTTAGATCAGCCCAGTAGCAGTTTTATGCACCTTCTAAAACTGTCTCCTAGCTTATTTGTATATAgaagtacaggggtgcctgggtggctcagtcggttgagcgtccgacttcagctcaggtcaccatctcgcggtccatgagctcgagccccacgtcggtctctgggctgatggctcagagcctggagcctgtttctgattctgtgtctccctctctctctgccccttccccgttcatgctctgtctctctctgtctccaaaataactaaacgttaaaaaataaaaaattacggggcgcctgggtggcgcagttggttaagcgtccgacttcagccaggtcacgatctcgtggttcgtgagttcgagccccgcatcgggctctgggctgatggctcagagcctggagcctgcttccgattctgtgtctccctctctttctgcccctcccccgttcatgctctgtctgtctctgtcccaaaaataaataaacgttaaaaaaataaattaaaaaaaaaaaaaaaaaggacaaatccTCTCCCCATAGGAAAGCCCATCCCACTGAGGCCTTCAGGACCCCcagtaaataaatttaacaaaggagttcacaataaaaatatccatttatctaagaaatgcaaaacatgagaaaaaatatagaacacacataaaacacaaaataagatgACAGAAACATGTCTAAAAGTTCACTCATTAGAGTAAATATGATGGACTCATTTTCCAGTTAAAAGTCACAGTATCAGATagggtttttttaattccagttattaCTGTTATTACAAAGAAATATCAAGtcaagggccgcctgggtggctcagttggttgagtgtccgacttcggcccaggtcatgaccttgtggttcacgagttctgtgctgacagctcaagagcctgaagcctacttcagattccctctctatctgtcccttcccccccgctcattctctgtctctctctctctctctcaaaaatttaataaaaacattggaaaaagttaaaaaaaaaagagagagaaaagaaatatcaagTCAAAAGAACCTGGAAATgctggaaatagagaaaaaaacaaccagaCAAATTCCAATACTAAAtgaacagatgcagaaaaaccaagtaaataaatactaataaaaaacaaagctgagGTAGTTATATTAACATAAAGTACAATAGACATGAAGACTAAAAACCTTATTAAGTCCATAATGTGAATATATGCAAATTAGGGGGAAATTATTCTAGATTTGTATGCACTAATAAGATaacctcaaaatacatgaagcaaaatttGAAAGAACTATggaaaaaaactgacaaatgCATGCCCATAGTAGGAGATTTCGACCACTTCCTTCAATTGTTGATGTTAAACCAAGAAAAAATTATCAATGCTACAGGCAACTTGAATGTCACAGTTGatttgacttacttcacttgcaATCAATAATTAGAATCTGCCGTATGTCAGTCACCATTCTAGGTAATAGAAacagagcagtgaacaaaacacagtCCTTACCCCCCACAAAAATCAGATTCTAGAGGATGAGACAATAAACACTATGGAAATAAATGTAGAGCATTAACACGCACAGAAACCTGCTTCTAGCAATTATAGAATCCATATGCTTTGCAAGCCCAtgagaaacacacataaaaatggaTATAACTTTAgaccatttaaaataaatctcaatgaACTTCAAAGGAAACCAAATCGTAAGAATCCGACCACAATGTAGATCGGTCAATTAGATCAATCACAAATCCATTTTATCAATCACAAATCCATTTTATAATCCAAAGTTTTGGACGTTTTGGAAGTTTATGAGCATGCTGAAGAAATTCAGAATAACTTGATAGCTTTCAGAGAACTGCAGGTTTAGAAAAATCTTCCAAGTTTTAAATGTCTCACTTTGATGAAAAGAACTACATATAAGCAACTCTAGTATAGCTGGGCTGAATTGTCTAATAGATTTATCCCAGAGCTTAACAGTTCcgtctagtcttttttttttaactgttcacTATTTAAAAAGGTATCCTATACTGAAAATTTAAACCTCTTTTGCATATCTTCATTTCAACTTAGTTACCCCAATCTTATTCACCAGGATTTAGGTTCAGCTCTCAGTGACAGAAAACCCCAGATAACAGTGGCCTGAACCAGAGGCTCATTTCACTGTCGTGGAAAGTCTAGAGGCCATGTGCTGGGGCTCCACTGGACCAAGGGCACAGGCTTCTTCTATCTTGCTCTCCTGCCCATTCTCAATATACAGCATTCACTTCATGGTCCAAAGGAGATCTTCAAACTTCAGCCCCAGATCTGCCTCCCAATCAGTGAGAAGTAGGAAGCAGGAAGGTGTCTCAGTTTGGGCTGCTAAAACAAAACCACCATAgacagggtggcttaaacaac encodes:
- the LOC109498746 gene encoding 40S ribosomal protein S29-like yields the protein MGHQQLYWSHPRKFGQGSRSCRVCSNRHGLIRKYGLNMCRQCFRQHAKDIGFIKLD